One genomic region from Polynucleobacter sp. MWH-P3-07-1 encodes:
- a CDS encoding spermidine synthase has protein sequence MEPVTFSESGGIRYLHFGSELIQGAMRIRDPDEIYLEYNQQMMAWLLFLKTKPKMQVAQLGLGTGALTKFTYRHCPSVINTVVELNPAVIVAARTMFSTPDDDRRLKTIQTDAKVFVADSKNHQQFDALQVDLYDAICDGPAASSLTFYRNCYQALKAPGIMTVNLFSRHQSFDINLNNICEAFNNRVLLFPESHDCNVVAIAFKGPPLEAQWQDVKKRAQLLEEQTDLPTRIWVKGLSQANVRQEAHLRI, from the coding sequence ATGGAACCCGTTACTTTCTCGGAGAGTGGCGGTATTCGCTATCTCCATTTTGGTAGCGAACTAATTCAAGGGGCAATGCGCATCCGCGATCCCGATGAGATTTATCTTGAATACAACCAGCAAATGATGGCTTGGCTCTTATTTCTTAAAACCAAACCGAAGATGCAGGTCGCTCAGCTTGGATTGGGTACGGGGGCATTGACTAAATTTACCTATCGTCACTGCCCATCTGTCATCAATACCGTTGTTGAGCTCAATCCGGCGGTGATTGTTGCTGCAAGAACGATGTTCAGCACTCCCGACGATGATCGTCGTTTGAAGACAATCCAAACTGATGCCAAAGTCTTTGTTGCTGATTCAAAGAATCATCAACAATTCGACGCACTTCAGGTTGATTTATATGATGCGATTTGTGATGGTCCAGCAGCAAGCTCATTAACGTTTTACCGTAACTGCTATCAAGCACTAAAAGCTCCCGGCATCATGACGGTGAACTTATTCTCGCGCCATCAGAGTTTCGATATCAATCTAAATAACATCTGCGAAGCATTTAATAACCGTGTTCTATTATTTCCTGAGTCACATGATTGCAATGTAGTTGCAATCGCCTTTAAAGGCCCGCCTTTAGAAGCCCAATGGCAAGATGTGAAGAAACGTGCTCAATTGTTAGAAGAGCAAACAGACTTACCAACACGTATCTGGGTAAAAGGACTAAGCCAGGCGAATGTACGACAAGAGGCTCATCTCAGAATATAA
- a CDS encoding peptidylprolyl isomerase — protein MFDTVRKHQKILQIVLMLFIVPSFLMFGISSYTGFFDKETDLIKVNGRPITAQEVDNAAKRQAQRIGGSPQIAQSQPFRQAILNELLQQQLLGFAVTKLRLQVSKEELIRSLQSIPQIRALYRQDGSFDDVRFKQLLSSNGMNEEQFYASQSFDLKIQQLVGSVARTELGSPKLSEIISSLYESEREVQTLEFTAKDYLSKVNPSAQELKDFYAANTQLFQSPEYIDVEYIVLKLDPKGDAKVLADKADQFANLTYDQPDSLKPAADKLKLDIQKQQRLTRGGASGLSYGHPLTNPKVIQSLFSDDAVKNKRNIEAVQVSPGIYVSARVIAFHPAQTLAFDEVSGEIKRQVTQRSAEKLAMNAAAEKLVALKADPQNSTGFTKAFWISRNKPGSLAGTALDQIMTVDSKQLPAVVSVANPGVGTTLYRIDQVRQAGGADPALHKAQAQQIQALAAQEEFAGFMSYWRDAANVKIINPLKPVNTGNAGG, from the coding sequence ATGTTCGATACCGTTCGTAAGCATCAAAAGATTCTGCAAATCGTTCTGATGCTGTTCATTGTCCCTTCATTCTTGATGTTCGGGATTTCCAGTTACACCGGGTTCTTCGATAAAGAAACCGACCTAATTAAAGTGAACGGTCGCCCAATCACCGCTCAAGAAGTAGATAACGCAGCCAAGCGACAAGCTCAACGGATTGGTGGCAGCCCTCAAATTGCTCAAAGCCAGCCATTTCGCCAGGCTATTCTGAATGAACTTCTACAGCAACAATTACTCGGTTTTGCTGTAACTAAATTACGCTTACAGGTTAGCAAGGAAGAGCTCATTCGTAGCCTTCAAAGTATTCCTCAAATTCGGGCTTTATATCGACAAGACGGTAGCTTCGATGATGTCCGTTTTAAGCAATTACTCTCTAGCAATGGCATGAATGAAGAGCAGTTCTATGCCAGCCAAAGTTTTGATCTCAAGATTCAGCAACTGGTTGGTTCTGTTGCACGGACTGAACTTGGGAGCCCTAAGCTATCGGAAATCATTTCTTCTTTGTATGAGTCAGAGCGAGAAGTTCAAACCCTTGAGTTCACTGCCAAGGATTATTTGAGTAAGGTAAATCCATCTGCACAAGAGCTAAAAGACTTTTATGCTGCCAATACACAGCTGTTTCAAAGTCCTGAATATATTGATGTTGAATACATCGTCTTGAAGTTAGACCCAAAGGGTGATGCCAAAGTCTTAGCCGATAAGGCGGATCAATTTGCTAACCTGACTTACGATCAACCCGATAGCCTCAAGCCTGCTGCAGATAAGTTAAAACTCGACATCCAAAAACAGCAACGCTTGACGCGTGGCGGTGCATCTGGTCTAAGTTATGGGCATCCTTTAACAAATCCTAAAGTTATTCAATCGTTATTTAGCGATGATGCAGTAAAAAATAAACGCAATATTGAAGCGGTTCAGGTATCTCCTGGCATATATGTATCTGCGCGGGTGATTGCTTTTCATCCGGCGCAAACGCTCGCTTTCGATGAGGTGAGTGGCGAAATCAAGCGTCAAGTGACGCAACGTTCAGCAGAAAAGCTGGCTATGAATGCTGCTGCAGAAAAGTTAGTTGCCCTTAAAGCAGATCCACAAAATTCAACCGGATTTACGAAAGCTTTCTGGATTTCTAGAAATAAGCCAGGAAGTCTTGCAGGCACTGCTTTGGACCAGATCATGACGGTTGACAGCAAGCAGTTACCGGCAGTAGTTTCAGTAGCCAATCCGGGCGTTGGTACAACCCTATATCGTATTGATCAGGTCAGGCAGGCTGGTGGTGCAGATCCTGCGCTCCATAAAGCTCAGGCGCAACAAATTCAGGCATTAGCGGCGCAGGAAGAATTTGCTGGCTTTATGAGCTATTGGCGCGATGCGGCTAATGTGAAGATCATCAACCCTTTAAAGCCCGTTAATACCGGTAATGCTGGAGGGTAA
- the purL gene encoding phosphoribosylformylglycinamidine synthase, translating to MSFFSFLPGADALSAFRQQRLLASLSAQAIQLEAIEAQYIHFIWTDTELSPNNRQLLSQLLTYGDPFVSHLKAQGSWFNKDSNQKYQAISIPRFGTVSPWASKATEIARQCGLDILRIERGIQYSWQSSQELDVKQTDAILASLHDRMTEAVVRDIVAVDPLYQSLSDRPLKRIPILSEGKRALDQANQELGLALSEDEIIYLLENFQRLERNPSDVELMMFAQANSEHCRHKIFNASWTIDGVEQDRSLFAMIRNTHQLHPEGTVVAYSDNSAIMEGCEAEVWQPQGHQQQYQKETRLVHTLMKVETHNHPTAIAPFPGASTGAGGEIRDEGATGIGGRPKAGLTGFSVSNLNIPGTDLPWEAEIYGKPERIATPLQIMIDGPLGGAAFNNEFGRPILGGYFRVFEQTLAGSRRGYHKPIMIAGGIGAIDSIHTHKKPIQAGHLLVQLGGPGMRIGMGGATGSSVATGTNTADLDFDSVQRGNPEMERRAQEVINACRSMGEHNPIVSIHDVGAGGLSNAFPELADGANLGAQFQLRNILLEESGMSPAEIWCNESQERYVLAIAEDDIDLLKSLCERERCPYAIVGVATDERQLQLSDSKQSDDPEAALPIDMPMEVLLGKPPRMHRQVKTVEQHFSDLNLTDAKLADCIAWVLQQPTVASKSFLITIGDRTVGGLNARDPFVGPWQVPVSDCAVTLMDYQGYRGEAMTMGERTPVAVINAPAAARMAVGEALTNLLAADISDLHGVKLSANWMAACGSPGEDVKLYESVKAIGMELCPALGISIPVGKDSLSMSTEWQDGSDSKKVTAPVSLIISAFSAVADVRKTLTPLLLLNDSDGKPIESELILIDLGKGQNRMAGSILAQVLNQSGNLTPDLDHPEDVKSLVTALGILKQDGKILAFHDRSDGGLFACISEMAFASHCGVSINVDMITLDRDHEPDYGDAKNWAQQIEGRRHEQTLRALFNEELGVVIQVRREQRDVVFSTLRDHGLSAHSHVIATPNHNGNIEIWRDAKKIFSEPRQVLQKMWSNTSYQIARLRDNPECADSEFQRLDDLTDPGMSPKLSFDISDNVSAPFIQKNLRPKVAILREQGVNSHVEMAYAVHSAGFDSHDVHMSDLLSGKAQLADFRGLIACGGFSYGDVLGAGEGWAKTILFNAALRDQFSAFFDRQDSFALGVCNGCQMMSNLSSIIPGAQAWPKFTRNQSEQYEARLVMAEVMPSPSIFTQGMAGSQLPIAIAHGEGYANFSQQGNLETILNQNLATLRFVDHYGQATETYPLNPNGSPGGLTGVTTADGRFTVMMPHPERVFRAVQMSWCPPKWLDTPDGASPWLRLFRNARRWAN from the coding sequence ATGTCATTTTTCAGTTTTCTACCCGGGGCCGATGCGCTTTCAGCCTTTCGCCAACAGCGACTTTTAGCTTCGCTCTCCGCTCAAGCCATCCAGTTAGAGGCTATCGAAGCGCAATATATTCATTTCATTTGGACTGATACAGAGTTATCACCAAACAACCGCCAATTATTAAGTCAGTTATTAACTTATGGCGACCCTTTTGTTAGTCATTTAAAAGCGCAGGGCAGTTGGTTCAACAAAGATTCCAATCAAAAATATCAAGCCATTTCGATACCGCGCTTTGGTACTGTATCTCCATGGGCCAGTAAGGCCACAGAGATAGCCCGTCAATGTGGCTTGGACATTCTGCGGATTGAGCGAGGCATTCAGTACTCTTGGCAAAGTAGTCAAGAGTTAGATGTCAAACAAACTGATGCCATTTTGGCTTCACTTCATGACCGTATGACCGAGGCTGTGGTTCGGGATATTGTCGCTGTTGATCCTCTGTATCAAAGCTTGTCAGATCGTCCCCTCAAACGCATCCCCATCCTGAGTGAGGGCAAGCGAGCCCTCGATCAAGCTAATCAAGAATTGGGTTTAGCGCTTTCTGAGGATGAAATTATTTATCTCTTAGAAAACTTTCAACGTCTGGAGCGTAATCCTAGCGACGTCGAGTTAATGATGTTTGCTCAAGCCAATAGTGAGCACTGTCGCCATAAAATCTTTAATGCTAGCTGGACAATTGATGGCGTAGAACAAGATCGCTCTTTGTTTGCCATGATTCGTAACACACACCAACTCCACCCAGAAGGTACGGTGGTGGCATATTCGGATAACTCGGCGATTATGGAAGGTTGCGAAGCCGAAGTATGGCAGCCACAGGGACACCAACAGCAATATCAAAAAGAGACTCGTTTGGTCCACACATTGATGAAAGTGGAGACCCATAACCACCCAACGGCAATTGCGCCATTTCCTGGTGCATCAACTGGTGCAGGTGGCGAGATACGAGATGAAGGTGCCACGGGAATTGGTGGACGGCCGAAAGCAGGGTTAACCGGTTTTTCTGTGTCGAATCTGAATATCCCAGGAACAGATTTACCCTGGGAAGCAGAAATTTACGGGAAGCCGGAGCGGATCGCGACCCCTCTGCAAATTATGATTGATGGCCCCTTAGGTGGAGCCGCTTTCAATAATGAATTCGGTAGACCAATTTTGGGCGGATATTTCCGCGTATTTGAGCAAACCTTAGCTGGTTCGCGTCGAGGCTATCACAAGCCCATCATGATTGCGGGCGGGATTGGGGCGATCGATTCAATTCATACACACAAAAAACCGATTCAGGCTGGGCACTTACTAGTGCAACTAGGTGGTCCTGGAATGCGGATTGGTATGGGTGGGGCAACAGGTAGCTCGGTAGCCACTGGTACAAATACTGCCGATCTGGATTTTGACTCAGTACAGCGTGGCAATCCAGAAATGGAACGCCGCGCTCAAGAAGTGATTAATGCCTGCCGATCCATGGGTGAACATAATCCAATTGTCTCGATTCATGATGTTGGCGCCGGTGGTCTCTCAAACGCATTTCCTGAATTAGCCGATGGCGCTAATTTAGGTGCGCAGTTCCAGCTTAGGAATATTCTGCTCGAGGAGAGCGGCATGAGTCCAGCTGAGATTTGGTGCAATGAATCTCAAGAACGGTATGTACTGGCAATTGCAGAAGACGATATTGACCTACTGAAGTCGCTTTGTGAGCGTGAGCGCTGTCCCTATGCCATTGTTGGGGTTGCAACAGATGAGCGACAGCTTCAGCTCAGCGATAGCAAACAATCTGATGATCCTGAGGCTGCTTTACCAATCGATATGCCGATGGAAGTCTTGCTGGGTAAACCACCCCGTATGCATCGCCAAGTGAAAACTGTTGAGCAGCATTTTTCCGACCTCAATCTCACCGACGCTAAGTTGGCTGACTGTATTGCCTGGGTTTTACAGCAACCTACGGTAGCGAGTAAATCCTTCTTAATTACGATCGGCGACCGAACGGTTGGCGGCTTAAATGCTCGCGATCCTTTTGTCGGTCCATGGCAAGTACCCGTGTCTGATTGTGCTGTCACTTTGATGGATTACCAGGGATACCGTGGCGAAGCCATGACCATGGGAGAGCGGACACCTGTAGCTGTCATCAATGCACCAGCGGCAGCTCGCATGGCAGTGGGTGAGGCGCTAACCAATCTATTGGCGGCAGATATTTCAGATCTTCATGGTGTCAAGTTATCCGCAAACTGGATGGCAGCTTGCGGCTCTCCTGGCGAAGATGTCAAACTGTATGAGTCAGTTAAAGCGATCGGAATGGAGCTTTGCCCAGCGCTCGGAATTTCTATTCCAGTTGGCAAAGATTCTCTATCTATGTCGACTGAGTGGCAGGATGGCTCAGATAGCAAAAAGGTAACTGCCCCGGTCTCACTAATCATCTCTGCTTTTTCGGCAGTGGCCGATGTTCGCAAAACTCTCACCCCATTACTATTGCTCAATGATTCTGATGGAAAGCCCATTGAGAGTGAATTGATTCTGATCGACCTCGGTAAAGGTCAAAATCGTATGGCTGGCAGCATTTTGGCTCAAGTCCTCAATCAGTCCGGTAATTTGACCCCCGATTTAGATCATCCTGAAGATGTAAAGTCTCTTGTAACAGCTCTCGGTATTTTGAAGCAGGACGGCAAAATCTTGGCCTTCCACGATCGTTCCGATGGCGGTCTATTTGCTTGCATATCAGAGATGGCTTTCGCAAGTCACTGCGGCGTTTCAATCAATGTCGATATGATTACCCTGGATCGCGATCACGAGCCTGATTACGGCGATGCGAAGAATTGGGCACAACAAATTGAAGGACGTCGCCATGAACAAACTTTGCGAGCTCTATTTAATGAAGAGTTAGGCGTTGTTATTCAGGTTCGCCGTGAGCAACGTGACGTAGTTTTCTCAACACTTCGCGATCATGGCCTAAGTGCGCATAGTCATGTGATTGCGACGCCAAATCACAATGGCAATATCGAGATTTGGCGTGACGCCAAAAAAATCTTCTCTGAACCTCGTCAAGTACTCCAAAAAATGTGGAGTAACACCAGCTATCAAATTGCCAGATTGCGTGATAACCCCGAGTGCGCTGACAGTGAGTTTCAGCGCTTAGATGATCTGACAGATCCAGGTATGTCCCCCAAACTGAGTTTTGATATTTCAGACAATGTTTCCGCACCATTCATTCAAAAAAATCTGAGGCCGAAGGTTGCTATATTGCGAGAGCAGGGCGTCAATTCCCATGTAGAAATGGCTTATGCAGTGCACTCAGCTGGTTTTGATAGCCATGATGTGCATATGTCTGACTTACTATCTGGAAAAGCGCAATTGGCAGACTTCCGCGGCCTGATTGCTTGCGGTGGCTTCAGTTACGGCGATGTATTAGGCGCCGGTGAGGGCTGGGCTAAAACCATCCTCTTTAATGCAGCTCTGCGAGATCAATTTTCGGCTTTCTTCGATCGTCAAGATAGCTTTGCGTTAGGCGTTTGCAATGGCTGTCAAATGATGAGTAATCTTTCGAGCATTATTCCCGGAGCGCAAGCGTGGCCTAAATTTACTCGCAATCAATCAGAGCAGTACGAGGCGCGCTTGGTAATGGCTGAGGTCATGCCATCACCAAGTATCTTTACTCAAGGCATGGCTGGCAGCCAACTACCGATTGCAATCGCCCATGGTGAAGGTTATGCAAACTTTAGCCAACAAGGGAATCTTGAAACGATTTTGAATCAAAATCTGGCCACGCTACGTTTTGTAGATCATTACGGTCAAGCTACCGAAACTTACCCTCTAAATCCGAATGGTTCCCCAGGTGGCTTAACGGGTGTAACGACTGCAGATGGTCGTTTTACGGTCATGATGCCGCATCCTGAGCGCGTATTTAGAGCTGTGCAAATGAGCTGGTGCCCGCCCAAGTGGCTGGATACACCGGACGGTGCAAGCCCTTGGCTTCGCTTGTTCCGCAATGCCCGACGCTGGGCCAACTAA
- a CDS encoding bifunctional aconitate hydratase 2/2-methylisocitrate dehydratase has translation MLDAYNAQVAERAAQGIPALPLTKDQTAKLVELLKNPVKGTESELVELITHRVPAGVDEAAMVKAEFLDAIAKGTEKSPLISRIKATELLGTMLGGYNIKPLVDLLSDSECGVTAAEALKKTLLMFDYFNDVHELAEKGNANAKAVMKSWADAEWFTNRPAVPESMKLTVFKVTGETNTDDLSPAPDAWSRPDIPLHATVMLKNPRAGIEPDEPGVRGPMKQIAELQKKGNLIAYVGDVVGTGSSRKSATNSVLWWTGQDIPFVPNKRFGGVCLGGNIAPIFFNTMEDSGALPIELDVSKMQMGDVIELRPYDGKVFKDGQEITSFALKSPVILDEVRAGGRIPLIIGRGLTAKARAALGLPASTEFRLPVSPADNKKGFTLAQKMVGRACGLPEGQGVRPGTYCEPHMTTVGSQDTTGPMTRDELKDLACLGFSSDLVMQSFCHTSAYPKPVDIRTQHELPAFMTNRGGVSLRPGDGVIHSWLNRLLLPDTCGTGGDSHTRFPIGISFPAGSGLVAFAAATGVMPLDMPESVLVRFKGKMQPGITLRDLVNAIPLYAIKRGLLTVEKQGKKNIFSGRILEIEGLPDLKVEQAFELSDASAERSAGGCTVHLNKEPIIEYMRSNITLMKWMIANGYEDKRTLSRRIKAMEAWIANPQLLKADENADYAEIIEINVEEIKEPILACPNDPDDVKFLSEVAGDKIDEVFIGSCMTNIGHFRAAGQVLQGKKDMPTRLWIAPPTKMDAMTLMEEGYYGMLGSTGARMESPGCSLCMGNQAQIRKGSTAVSTSTRNFPNRLGIDTRVYLASAELAAVAALLGKLPTPKEYLEQVQNLSSKAEEVYQYMNFDKMKSFSDVADTVTV, from the coding sequence CGTGTGCCTGCAGGTGTGGATGAGGCTGCCATGGTGAAAGCCGAATTCTTAGATGCCATTGCCAAGGGTACAGAAAAATCCCCCTTAATCTCGCGCATCAAAGCAACTGAATTACTGGGCACCATGCTTGGTGGCTACAACATTAAGCCCTTGGTAGATTTATTGTCTGATTCTGAGTGTGGTGTAACCGCTGCAGAAGCTCTCAAGAAAACCCTCTTGATGTTTGACTACTTTAATGATGTGCATGAACTGGCTGAAAAAGGCAATGCGAATGCCAAAGCTGTCATGAAAAGTTGGGCCGATGCAGAATGGTTTACCAATCGACCAGCAGTGCCAGAGAGCATGAAGCTTACCGTCTTCAAGGTAACCGGCGAAACCAATACCGATGACCTCTCTCCTGCGCCTGATGCTTGGAGCCGCCCTGATATTCCTCTGCATGCCACGGTGATGCTCAAGAATCCACGAGCTGGCATTGAGCCAGATGAGCCTGGTGTTCGTGGACCGATGAAACAAATTGCTGAGCTCCAGAAAAAAGGGAATCTCATTGCTTATGTTGGCGATGTAGTCGGTACCGGATCATCACGCAAGTCTGCTACCAACTCGGTTTTATGGTGGACTGGTCAAGATATTCCATTCGTACCTAACAAACGTTTTGGTGGGGTTTGTTTGGGCGGTAACATCGCTCCAATCTTCTTCAATACTATGGAAGATTCTGGTGCGTTACCGATTGAGCTCGATGTTTCCAAAATGCAAATGGGTGACGTGATTGAATTACGTCCTTATGACGGCAAGGTATTTAAGGATGGTCAGGAGATCACCAGCTTTGCTCTCAAGTCACCAGTAATTTTGGATGAGGTTCGTGCTGGCGGTCGCATTCCCCTTATTATTGGTCGTGGTTTGACAGCAAAAGCACGTGCTGCCTTGGGCCTGCCTGCTTCAACAGAGTTCCGTCTCCCAGTCAGCCCTGCTGATAACAAAAAAGGGTTCACTCTCGCCCAGAAGATGGTTGGTCGGGCTTGTGGCTTACCAGAGGGTCAAGGCGTTCGCCCCGGCACTTATTGCGAGCCACATATGACTACTGTCGGTTCTCAAGATACCACCGGCCCAATGACACGCGATGAGCTGAAAGACTTGGCTTGCTTAGGCTTCTCTTCAGACCTGGTGATGCAAAGCTTCTGTCACACATCGGCCTACCCAAAGCCAGTGGATATCCGCACTCAGCATGAGTTGCCTGCTTTCATGACTAACCGCGGTGGTGTTTCTCTTCGTCCAGGTGACGGCGTGATTCACAGCTGGTTAAATCGTTTGCTGCTACCCGATACCTGCGGCACTGGTGGTGATAGCCATACCCGTTTCCCCATTGGCATCTCCTTCCCCGCTGGTTCTGGTTTAGTGGCCTTTGCTGCTGCGACTGGCGTAATGCCTCTGGATATGCCTGAGTCTGTATTGGTCCGCTTCAAAGGCAAGATGCAGCCTGGAATTACTTTGCGCGATTTAGTAAATGCGATTCCTTTGTACGCGATCAAGCGTGGTTTACTGACCGTAGAAAAACAAGGTAAGAAAAATATTTTCTCAGGCCGCATCTTAGAAATCGAAGGATTGCCAGACCTTAAAGTTGAGCAGGCATTTGAATTATCCGATGCATCAGCGGAACGTTCAGCCGGTGGGTGCACAGTGCACCTAAATAAAGAGCCCATCATTGAGTACATGCGTTCGAACATTACTTTGATGAAGTGGATGATCGCCAATGGCTATGAAGATAAGCGCACTTTATCGCGTCGCATTAAAGCCATGGAAGCCTGGATTGCTAATCCTCAGTTGCTCAAAGCCGATGAGAATGCCGATTACGCTGAGATCATTGAGATTAACGTTGAAGAAATTAAAGAGCCTATTTTGGCCTGCCCTAATGATCCAGACGATGTGAAGTTCCTGTCTGAAGTTGCTGGTGACAAGATCGATGAGGTATTTATCGGCTCTTGCATGACTAATATTGGTCACTTCCGCGCGGCAGGCCAGGTGCTTCAGGGTAAGAAAGATATGCCTACCCGTTTATGGATAGCGCCTCCTACCAAAATGGATGCGATGACGCTGATGGAAGAAGGTTATTACGGCATGCTTGGCAGCACCGGTGCTCGTATGGAAAGCCCAGGTTGCTCTCTTTGCATGGGTAACCAAGCTCAAATTCGTAAAGGCTCAACTGCAGTCTCTACTTCAACACGTAACTTCCCAAACCGTCTTGGTATCGACACACGAGTGTACCTAGCCTCCGCTGAATTGGCTGCTGTTGCCGCATTACTCGGCAAGCTCCCTACCCCTAAAGAATATTTAGAGCAGGTGCAGAATTTGAGCAGTAAAGCGGAAGAGGTTTATCAATATATGAACTTTGACAAGATGAAGTCATTTAGTGATGTAGCTGATACAGTAACTGTCTAG